Proteins found in one Emys orbicularis isolate rEmyOrb1 chromosome 23, rEmyOrb1.hap1, whole genome shotgun sequence genomic segment:
- the NCMAP gene encoding noncompact myelin-associated protein, which produces MTTATPLGNNTLSPTNVTTKSQEEILYQSSGAIVAAIVVGVIIIFTVVLLMLKMYNRHMRAKRELEPTSTKAKTPPTFGQNSTNANQPTTVTIIPVDIHMQNR; this is translated from the exons ATGACGACAGCTACACCACTGGGAAATAATACCCTGTCTCCAACAAATGTGACCACAAAGTctcaagaagaaattctttatcAGA GTTCTGGAGCAATCGTAGCTGCCATCGTAGTTGGAGTGATTATTATATTCACAGTGGTTCTGCTCATGTTGAAAATGTATAACAG acaCATGAGGGCAAAACGAGAGCTGGAACCCACAAGCACCAAAGCCAAGACCCCACCTACTTTCGGTCAGAACAGTACCAATGCTAATCAACCCACAACAGTAACTATCATACCAGTGGACATCCATATGCAGAACAGATGA